AGCGTCGTGTTGATGATTCCGGTGGCTGCCAATGCTGCCCAGTCGATCGGGGCGAACGCGTTCGCGTTCGTCCTGGCGGTCACGTTTGCAGCCTCGACGGCGTTCATGACGCCGGTGGGATACCAGACGAATCTCTTCGTCTACGGTCCCGGTGGGTACACGTTTTCTGACTTCATTCGGGTCGGCGCGCCGTTACAGTTCCTCCTCTCGATTGTCACCGTCCCCGGGATCGCGTTCTTCTGGGGCGTCCGCGTGTGAGACGAACCGTCCTGCCCGAGATAGTCCGCCAACGTCACCACCTCCGACTGGAGGTGTTGTACGAACGTTGATTCACCTGGCCGTCGTGCTAGATGTATGGCCGAGTTCCCAGACGAACGACAGCTCGTACTACGGGCGCGTTCCCAGTTGGACCAGTGGACGAAGAGTGCCCGGAGAGAGGCGTACGCTGAACTGTTCGAAGGCGACGATCCAATTCTCTCCCCCGAAGAGATACAACTGGTTGATGCACTCGACTCGGAACTGGAGCGACAGGGCGGCGATGGTGTCTGGGGGACCGATCAGTACGGAATCCACACGGCGGGAACCTCAAGCTCAGCTACCTCACTCGGTGTTGTCTGTGTCTATCATCCACAGATTACCAAGGACTCTGTCCTCCGTGGCGGCGACGAACTCAACGACGAGATCGAAGAGCGACTCAACGCAGCACTCTGGAAATACAGCGAGCGCGTCGCAACACTCATCGAAGCAAAACTCGACGAGTTCGTCCGTCAAACCCCACAGTAAGTCCCAAGCAGATCCACTCTCAGTTGATCGCCAGCTTCTATATTAATTCAGCAAGAGAATTGTATTTCCAGACGTTCTCTCCGCCTATGACTTTGTTACTGATACTGTCCTTATGGAGTGATGCAGTGCGAACGTTACAGCCCGTCTCTCGGTGGCTACTCAATCGTCAAGGTAAGGATCCTCAATGTGTTGGTTGCCACCAACGAGTGTCGTAAGCCACCGTGTGACGACATCGAACAGGGCAACCAGCGGGCCGAGCGCTCGTTCGACGTACGAGACAGGGCGAGCCACCCGTAGACTCCGGGACTGTGCGTGGCCGAGACCATAGGACTTGGGAACGATTTCTCCGAAGACGAGGATGAGTACACTCATGCCGAGGGTCGCAATGACGACAGCGAAGCCAGGGGGGACGAACTGAGCAACGAGTACTGTGACGATACTGGTGATAGCGATGTTAACAAGGTTGTTGCCGACCAAGATCGTAACGAGGAGTCGATGTGGGTTCGCACGTAGTTCTTGGAGTGCGAGACTCTCCGGCGATCCGTCCGCTGCAACGGACTGAATCCATTCATCTGGACGCGAAAAGATCGCTGACTCACTGCTGGAAAAGAATGGGCTCAACGCCAGCAGCATCCCGACTGCGATAATCGACGGCACCACTACTGATAGCGTGCTCATACACTTTGCGTTGGTTGGCGTCCGTATGAATACGGCTTTTGAAGAGCGTCAAGGTCCAGTGAGCATCGATGTTCCTTACAGAACCGCGTATGCCCGTACAATCATACAGTTCGATGAAGATACAGGTAGGAACATTGCGAATGCCCGGTCATCCCAGTAACTACCACAATAAGGATGGGGATGACCATGTAGGGGGCTTCGCATACAGTTTGTACAAAAGTCGCATTACCAAGAAGAGTCTCACAAGAAGTAATGAGTGAAAAAGGCACGCAGCCACACTGGTTTCCGGATCGTATTGGGTTATCGATGATGGCGAGTGTCGGCGGAATTCTCGCTGGTCTCATCGTTCTCACATAGCTTCAATACATTTTGTTAGCTATCGTACTGGCGTACGTTCTTGTACCCGTACAACAGCGCCTAGAGCGGTATTTGAGTTCGACGATGGCTGCCATTACGCTCATCGTGATTTCGATTGTCGTGATTCTCGTCCCAGTCGCCTACATCCTCACGATCGCAATTCAGCAAGGACTGGGGCTCCTAACGGTCATTCAAGATGGAGAACTCAGTCTCGACATCATTGAGAACCGGATCGAAAACATCGGATATGTGATCGATTTAGATCTGTTATATGCTACGTATCAAGAGCCGATCGCTACGGGATTACAACGTCTCGCTACCGGCGCGCTAACCGTCATCAGTGGCCTCCCTGGACTGCTGATCGGGCTCACCGTGACGATGTTTGTGCTCTTTACCCTGTTGCGAGACGGCGAACAATTCCTTTCCTGGCTGCAAGCAGTCGTTCCCGTCTCGGAGCACGTGCAGCGGGAACTGCTCAGAGAACTCGACGCCCTCATGTGGGCGTCCGTTATCGGGAACGTCGCCGTCGCGGCGATCCAGGCAGTACTCCTCGGCATCGGATTGGCGCTCCTTGGAGTTCCCGGGGTCGTATTCTTGACCGTGGCGACGTTCATCCTCACGTTACTTCCCCTCGTCGGCGCGTTCGGTGTCTGGATTCCGGTTTCGCTCTACCTGCTCGCCATCGGTCGCCCCACCGCAGCGGTACTCCTGTTCGTATTCGGATCCCTGGTTAGCGTCTCGGATTTCTACCTTCGTCCGGCCATTATCAACCGGAGCGGCGCGCTCAACGTAGCAATCATCGTCGTCGGAATCTTCGGCGGCATTGTCCTGTTTGGGGCGATGGGGCTGTTCGTTGGGCCTGTCGTGCTTGGTGGAGCAAAGGCCGTCCTTGACCTATTTGCCCAGGAGCGAGCAGAATCGTCCAGCTCCTAGGCTTGTGACTCGCTTAATCAAAAGTCCGAGGCGTGTGAATATGTAGCATCTTGATGAAGATAGGGGTGCGTTACTAGATACTATGACAGAACGCAGTCTCGACACGCTTCTCCAGCTTGTGGCTGATCGACGCCGACGGCAGGTAATTCATCATTTGCGGCACGAAGCAAACGGCAAAACGACGATCGACGACCTCGTCGATCGATTGCACAACGGTGGATCGGATGCCGTTGACCAACCGACCGACCGGAAACAGCTCGCCATCCAGTTGTATCACGCTCACCTGCCAAAGTTAGCTGACCAAGGCGTTGTTGATTTCGACCCCGAAAACGGGGCCATCCAGTATCGGTCTGACGACCAGTTTGAGACGATATTGGATTCACTCCCCGACGAACTGTCGCTAGCCAGCCCCTGAATGGTCACAACGAATCGTCGAATTAATGTCTGGAGTCAGCAAACTGAATCATTCGGGACTCTGTCCCGTTACCCCGACTCCGCGCGTGCCTCATCTGGTCGAACGATAACCGTACCGTCACGTTGAACCGTTACCCCGTGGCCATCGAACGCGAACGTAACAGTCGCGTCACCATCTGTTGAATTGGCCCCCCCATAGAACGAATTAGCATATCGAGGGCATCTGGGTCGATAGTTTCGGACCGTGGTTCGAGCACCGTTGGTTCACGGTTTGCTGCGATGGCGACCATCTCGACAACAGCCGTACTCGGGGTCACTTCTGACCAGTCAAATTCGGCCTGAATCGCTCCCCTTGTATCTGAGGTAGGTCCATCCTCGCCTCGCCGGTTCGACTCAGGCATTAAAGATACCACCAGTATTGGACCCCGGTGTTTGGGATCGTATGGTCATATAAGCGCGTCTTGTGTGATTTACTACTTCATTCATCCGGTTCAATCGTATCGAGTCGCCACGTGAAGATCGTCTTCAAAACCACGACCAGACTGTTCGTCTCGCCTTCCCCCCAGATGGCTGTCTCCGACCGCGGATCGGATGGGCTCGCGTTCTCGCCATTGACGAGGGCACTCACGAGAGTTTTCCGCCCGTCCACCATCATGAGCCGACCAGCCGAGGTGTCCGACCAGACCCAGAGCGATTCGAACATCGTCGCGCCGGGGATGGCATCCTGAATGCGGTCCTGCACCTCCGTGGAAACGCCCGCGAGCTTGATCGAAACGCCCCGATCCCCCGCCTCGCTTAACCCCTCGATGAGGTCCTCAGTGAGGAGGTCCTCGACGGTCATGTAGACGATTTCCTCCTCCGCGCTGGCGAAGAACTCTCGTACACGCTCCGTGACCGCGATCTGTCCATCGACGGTCCAGACACCGCGCTGTTCGGCTCGTCGCTCGACGGGTTCGAGTTCGCTCAGGGCTGTCCGCAGCAACTCCGTGCGAGACTGGAGTTCGTGTTCGAACGTTCGACTGGCGGTTTCGGCCGAGATGGCCCAGAATTGCTTGGGCGATGACTGCAGAACATCGACGAGTCCGCGGTCGTGTAATTCGTCGATGGCGTCGTATACTCTGGTACGGGGTACCTCCGACACCCGGCTTACATCCCTGGCCGTTCCCGTCCCGAGGCTGGCGAGCGCCACGAACGTCCGGGCGGCATATGTGCTCAGTCCGAAGTGTTCGAGCTGTTCGACGGCGGTCGCCTCTGGGTGTCCGGTGGGATCGCTACTCATCAAATTTCTGGTTTGCCTCGTCCTCTCGAACCTGCCGCGCGAGGTGGCAGGTCGGCACGCAAAAGTAAGGTGGTTGGGACACAGTACTCGGCTGCGTGCCAGTGGAGAGATAGAGTCCTGCAGGGTTATACTTTTTGTGATTAAATGGGTTACAATCTAATTCACCCATTTACGGACCTTATG
The Halomarina pelagica DNA segment above includes these coding regions:
- a CDS encoding DUF7539 family protein, with amino-acid sequence MAEFPDERQLVLRARSQLDQWTKSARREAYAELFEGDDPILSPEEIQLVDALDSELERQGGDGVWGTDQYGIHTAGTSSSATSLGVVCVYHPQITKDSVLRGGDELNDEIEERLNAALWKYSERVATLIEAKLDEFVRQTPQ
- a CDS encoding DUF21 domain-containing protein, with the translated sequence MSTLSVVVPSIIAVGMLLALSPFFSSSESAIFSRPDEWIQSVAADGSPESLALQELRANPHRLLVTILVGNNLVNIAITSIVTVLVAQFVPPGFAVVIATLGMSVLILVFGEIVPKSYGLGHAQSRSLRVARPVSYVERALGPLVALFDVVTRWLTTLVGGNQHIEDPYLDD
- a CDS encoding AI-2E family transporter; this encodes MLAIVLAYVLVPVQQRLERYLSSTMAAITLIVISIVVILVPVAYILTIAIQQGLGLLTVIQDGELSLDIIENRIENIGYVIDLDLLYATYQEPIATGLQRLATGALTVISGLPGLLIGLTVTMFVLFTLLRDGEQFLSWLQAVVPVSEHVQRELLRELDALMWASVIGNVAVAAIQAVLLGIGLALLGVPGVVFLTVATFILTLLPLVGAFGVWIPVSLYLLAIGRPTAAVLLFVFGSLVSVSDFYLRPAIINRSGALNVAIIVVGIFGGIVLFGAMGLFVGPVVLGGAKAVLDLFAQERAESSSS
- a CDS encoding DUF7344 domain-containing protein; its protein translation is MTERSLDTLLQLVADRRRRQVIHHLRHEANGKTTIDDLVDRLHNGGSDAVDQPTDRKQLAIQLYHAHLPKLADQGVVDFDPENGAIQYRSDDQFETILDSLPDELSLASP
- a CDS encoding HalOD1 output domain-containing protein; this translates as MPESNRRGEDGPTSDTRGAIQAEFDWSEVTPSTAVVEMVAIAANREPTVLEPRSETIDPDALDMLIRSMGGPIQQMVTRLLRSRSMATG
- a CDS encoding TrmB family transcriptional regulator → MSSDPTGHPEATAVEQLEHFGLSTYAARTFVALASLGTGTARDVSRVSEVPRTRVYDAIDELHDRGLVDVLQSSPKQFWAISAETASRTFEHELQSRTELLRTALSELEPVERRAEQRGVWTVDGQIAVTERVREFFASAEEEIVYMTVEDLLTEDLIEGLSEAGDRGVSIKLAGVSTEVQDRIQDAIPGATMFESLWVWSDTSAGRLMMVDGRKTLVSALVNGENASPSDPRSETAIWGEGETNSLVVVLKTIFTWRLDTIEPDE